GGGAACAGAAACGGCTATGGCATCCTGGTTGTTACCGGGGATTTGCACCTTTCAGGGCAACTCCACTGGTGTGGCCTGATTATCGTCCTCGGCAGTGTCAGGCAGACCGGAGGCGGAAGTCATGGAATTCAGCTCACCGGCGCGATTTTGACCCCGAACGATTTTGATATGCGGGGAAATCCGGATATTCAGTGGTGCGACGATGTCGTCAGGAAAGTGATGCAGGACGCCGGAAGCTCCCCCTTAAGCGTGGTAAGCTGGATCGAGGATTAACTACGGCCTTTCCGGAAAGTTCCGTCAGGGACTAGACAATCACTCATGCCGCAGGGCTTCGACCGGATCCAGGGAAGCTGCCCGATGTGCCGGGTAGAGGCCGGAAAGGATGCCGGTCAGGATGGAAACCGCCAGGGCTGCCACAATGTATTCCGGCGCAAGCAGCCTTGGCTTGTTGCTCAGAATTTGAATTATCCAGATCAGCCCGATGCCCATAAGCGTGCCGACCACACCGCCCAGGAGACTGATGGCGATCGCTTCCGACAGGAATTGAACCAGTATGTCCGACCTCTTGGCCCCAAGGGCTTTGCGAAGCCCGATTTCCCTGATCCTCTCCACCACGGACACGGTCATGATATTCATGATGCCGATGCCACCAACCACCAGGGAAACAATGGCTGCAATAGCCCCGATCCAGGATACCCCCTGCACAATCCGCTCGGCTGTTTCAATATATTGCTGCATGGTCTGGGATTCATAGGCATATTGGCCCCGATGGCGAACGTGGAGAATGTTCTTGATCTCCTCTGCCGCGGTCTTGGCCATTGAGACGTCGAGGGCTTCGGCCTGGAGATATTCTATCTCCCTGGTGTTGGTTCTGCGCTGATAGAGAGTAATCGGCACGATGACCCGGTTATTGGCATCCTGGCCGCCACCAGAGCCGATGCTGGCCAGAAAATCCCGATTTTTCTCCTTGAGAATGCCAATGACCCGATAGCTGCTTTCTCCTGCCTTGATTTCCTTTCCCAGAGGGTCTTCGCTGCCAAAGAGCTTATTCACCACCTTGGTACCAATAACACAGACATCACGCCGGTACTCGAGATCCTCCGGAATAAGGAACCTTCCCCTGGTGATGGTATCGTTATTAATCGGCTTATAATCAGGGCCACTGGCAATGAACTGAATCTTAATGTAGTTATTAGCGTATTTGGCCCAGAGGTTCCACTGATCACAAACCGGCGCCAGCCTCCTCACCTGACGGGCACTCTTCATGATGGCGGAAATATCATCAGTATCGATGCCGCTTCCCGAAACCACGGTCTTGCCCGGTTGATCGTCGGTAAAGGACCGGAAAACCCAGAGCGACTTCAGGCCAAAAGTCTGAAGCTCGTCAAAAATGATGGTCTTCCCGCTTTGAACAGCCGCACCTACCATAATGACGGCAGCCACCCCGATGACAATCCCCAAAAGCGTTAAAAAAGTCCTGAATCGATTGACCCTCAATGCCTCAAACGCGCCGAGGATGTTTTCGAGATTGTTGGCCATAGATACTCAGATACCCACTGGTGAGATAGTTTGGAGTTGCGGAAAAAGCAGGCTTAGCTCGCCACGCAGGCTTAGC
This sequence is a window from bacterium. Protein-coding genes within it:
- a CDS encoding ABC transporter permease; the protein is MANNLENILGAFEALRVNRFRTFLTLLGIVIGVAAVIMVGAAVQSGKTIIFDELQTFGLKSLWVFRSFTDDQPGKTVVSGSGIDTDDISAIMKSARQVRRLAPVCDQWNLWAKYANNYIKIQFIASGPDYKPINNDTITRGRFLIPEDLEYRRDVCVIGTKVVNKLFGSEDPLGKEIKAGESSYRVIGILKEKNRDFLASIGSGGGQDANNRVIVPITLYQRRTNTREIEYLQAEALDVSMAKTAAEEIKNILHVRHRGQYAYESQTMQQYIETAERIVQGVSWIGAIAAIVSLVVGGIGIMNIMTVSVVERIREIGLRKALGAKRSDILVQFLSEAIAISLLGGVVGTLMGIGLIWIIQILSNKPRLLAPEYIVAALAVSILTGILSGLYPAHRAASLDPVEALRHE